Proteins from a single region of bacterium:
- a CDS encoding DUF2802 domain-containing protein, with translation SDRYQLINNLIDKGLTIENKEKVSLSEPGSDRYQLINNLIDKGLTIEEIAKKARLSQSEIKLVSQLRRG, from the coding sequence AGCGATCGTTATCAGTTAATTAATAATCTAATTGATAAAGGCTTAACTATTGAAAATAAAGAGAAAGTAAGTTTGTCGGAACCAGGTAGCGATCGTTATCAGTTAATTAATAATCTAATTGATAAAGGCTTAACTATTGAAGAAATAGCCAAGAAAGCCAGATTAAGCCAAAGTGAGATAAAATTAGTTTCTCAGTTAAGAAGAGGATAA